A region of the Vigna unguiculata cultivar IT97K-499-35 chromosome 9, ASM411807v1, whole genome shotgun sequence genome:
ACAATAACCATAATTACCTGTTTTTTCAGAAGTTCCTGGTTCTCCTCTTTTAACTTTGCAACTTCTGCTTCCAATTCCATAGTATAAGcctgaaacaaataaaatgaaaatgtgaGACCGAACTTAGACCAGAAAACTGAATACATCTTACAAAATTTCAACCTGCACTTCCTCCCACGTTATGTCTTACAAGTTAAtacatttttacttattatatgCTTCTTTGGATTTTATGATGATCCAACTGTTAGTGATGTTCCCAACCAGCTGTTCAATTACCTTGTAATAACCTGGATCTTTACAACTTCTCATGATTGTAACTTCTCAAAATCTTTCACCTTTCATCAGATCAGATCGCTATCATATTACCATTCTGCTGCATAATCTTTCAGGGTATACAGCATGTTCACAGAGGATAAAAGCAGAACGTCAATGGCCGAGCAGTATTACTATTAGTAAAGAAATAACATGACGCATATCGTCATCAtattctttcaattttagaacTGAACATTCACTAACCCTATTATAGAAAATTATGAGGcgtattttcatgaaaaatgttACAGCTACTCCTCCCTCCTTTCTGATATTGAAAGTAAAATCTACAGTCTGCAACGGCAGGCATTTGATTATCTCATACCGGTTGATGGAGGTTGCAAGACCAAAGATGAGTTATAAACAAAACACAAGTTTTATTATCGGCTCGTCTTGCATTTAGGCATTTAAACTGAAAGTTAGAGGTGtttaattaaagtttgaaaaaatagCTTATAACAAAGCTCTTTTTATATGCTTTTAATAAGCTTCATGCTAGCTTTTTTTAAGCCCTAATGACATAAgctctttttaattaaattgtttactCAAACATGCCTATGTACATGTTTAAAGTGATTGCATCAACCCATTGACACACTTACGTTCTAACTAGAGAAATTAAACCAGTCTTTTTGAATTTAAGTACTTGTTCATTTGAATATGCAAATGCAATAGAACTATGATTGCTAAATTTAGGATAGCGGAACAAATATTCACCTGCTTGCGTGCCCGTGACCTGGCAGCTGACTCTCTGTTCTTTATCATCCTTCTCTGCCTCCTCTCAATCACCTTCTCCACAGCTCCTCCACTCTTCCTCCCTCGCATACCTCCGTTAAAGACATAAGGCACCGGTGAGACAGACGAGGTATCACCATTGCTCTTGGTCATCTTATCACTGGATATTTGGTTAGCAGCAGGAGACCCAGTAGCAACATGAACTGACCCAGGTGCCAAACCAACCATACCAATCCCTCCAGCTTGCACGCTCAAACCCTGATCACCACCGAGTCCCACAATCCCACCCCTCACCATTCCCTGGGGCATCTGAGCAGCTGCATAGGACATAGGACTCTGCTTAGGAAATATCTGCTGCTGATGCTGTTGCTGAGACTGTGGACTCTGCATCTGTGGCTGCTGACCGGATGATCTCACCCCATTAACATTCAAAGGCAAATTGGCAGAAGACTGAAGACCCACCAGTGGGTCATTGTTCAACCGGTTACCCATCAAACCGGTAGCAGTAGAAACCTTGTTCATCTGCTggaacccaaaccccaaaccgtTGTTATTCCCTGCACGAGCCAGATCCATGAAAACGGCATCGTTTGGCTTCGCATCTTCCCTAACAACACCAGCTCTGACCAGAAACTCCTCCAAAGTCATCTCTCCCAGAGTGGGCTGTCTCGGCGTCTGTGCAAGATTGGGCCCGCCGTGCCCACCGTAATCCTTCGAAATGTCCTTCCAAACCTCATCCACTGTCTTCTGGCTCAGAGTCCGCGGCAGCGTCAGCGACCCCTGCCGCTGCAAATGGCTGACGCCGGCTCCTACGTCCTCGGTGGCAACGCCCGCCGAAGCCATTGTATGAACCTCCTCCGCCGTCCAAATGTTCTTGAGCAACTCGTCCATGTTCATGGAGCCAAAGTCCTTCCCCGAACCTCCCATGCTGTTCATGAACTCGTCGAACGTCAGCGAGTACACCGACGGCTGCCGCGTGAGGGAGAAGTTCCCCACCGGCCTCCCTCCTCCGTCGCCACCGCCGCCGCCAGCTTCATTCCCGAAGCTCTTGAAATTCATATCGAAATTTTAAACAACCAAACGCAATCCCAACCTGATCCGAATCCAAATCTCAGTTTTCCCCTCCTCCGCACCAAAACTAACACTAGTCTCCTTAATTTTCCGGCAGGAAATTCAGAGAATCACCAATTACCTACCAAGTACAAACTATTTACATCCAaataaaaacctaaaaaaaatgaGCAGAGAAAGTAGAACTCAGGTACGGTGAGCTTCCAAGAATCATGAAACTACAAAGAGGCGTTAATCTATTGTGAGTAGTGAGTGCGGTACAGTTGGATTGTGTTACACTTACATTTTATCTGGGTAACCTATTTTATCTATACATATGGCAGAAGAAATTATTACATGTAGCATGTAGCAGCATCCTAGTAATTTGATGAATTGAGATCCTAATTTGAAAGAATCCGAATTTGAAGCCTAGTATCAATTATGTTGTGAGGTGATAGTGAAGAGAATTGTTGCGTGAGTGTTTGAAGTGAAAGATAGAAAAGATAGAAATAAGAAAGTGGAGGAATAAAAGCAGATAAGAATTTGTAAGCATATAAAAAGAATGGAGGGGATGTGGAAGGAATAGCAATTGCAATAGCAATAGCAATACCTTTGCTATTTATTTTACGAAACTTAGGTATTCCCGATTTGGTATGATTTTGGTGTCTGATGAGAGTTTACACTTTGTTGGCTGCGTTCCTTCTTCCTCGCTCTCAACCCTCTGCTCCAACTGCCAAGTGTCCTTCTGTCTCAAACACTAAcaatcttttttcatttttccttttcaacgCACAAAcctaagttttattttattttattttattttattttatcttattaacaCCATGCTCCTGCTCCTGCCAATTTAATTCaattctctcttttttcaatttcaactttCAAATGCCCTTCACTCCTATTTTCTTGctttttgtcaaaatatcaagaaaaaaaatgacttttttatgatatatgACTGAATtagtttcttaaaatatatctaATGCTTCTTTTAGATATCTAaatatcttcttttatttcaagatatttttgtgTCCTTATTAGGATGATAAGTAGGTTTATTATCCAAAATCAGTAAGTTGTGTTCACTGACATGCTATTAggtcaatatttatatatatatatatatatatatatatatatatatatatatatatatatatattatagatcgAGTTTCATTGATTTATTGATacagttttattataaataattttaaattgcatCATATTTTGTTCCAAAGAAAAGTAACCTGCCCATGAAAAGAGCTTCACGCATGCTGTGTgaagattatttaataaagaactttaatttcaaatttcgaaCACATATAACTAAACTTCTTATTAACAAATATTCCAAGGTATTGATTTatgaattaataaatatttttacaataaaataaatattattttcaagaGTAATAATAGGGGTTAGAATggataaaaatttgaatgaatatttatgaagataatattaaagtattattaAGATGTGTGTAATAATAAAGAAAGCATTAAAATATGATGAGAAAGACATAATAATGGAGTTTGCAGAGTGCCGACTTGGAGAGGTGTACCAATGAAAAAGGATTGTGTGCAATGTGATAGCCAACCAATAGTATTCCGCTTTCTGGGAGAATCTCAGCCGTACACGTTTCTGCTAAAGGTATGGTCACCAATTCCTGCTTTCTTCCTTGCACTGAACACTGTCCTTCcacccaaattttttttttaattaaatataaagtgCTTAACCATAACACTTTTTTCCTATCCTATAAAGAAAAGCATGTATCATAAAAGTGGTGAAAGAAACCAGAGATGATAAAGTATAGCATacttaattgttaaaatatgtatttaactCATTTAgttatgaataaatattttattaaacttatGCAGAAAAGAATTAGAACTTGTGACTAggtaaaaaaaatggtataaCTTGTATTACTTTTGTAGTCTCAAACAAGAAAACTAATTTCTTGATTGACTTTATTGATTAATGTTGTATTTGTAAATAACAATTTTGGATCAttgttacaaattaaatttacaattCAGGTTATTGAAGTGTTATAACGGTCTAACTTAGTTTGTTAAGAGTGAGTAACTATAAAttcattgatatttattttactttcacaaataaaaaataacctaaGTCACTTGCATGAATATATCAGTTGTTGGCTggtacaaaaatttatttttaatgcatGTTGATTTCTATCTATACCAAAACTTGATTGATgcaattattttctaattcattcaTTTTCCTTCTTCCTTTTACCGTTCAAAGTTCAAAGTTCAAAGCATTTATGACAAGATGgcaaaaaaacaaatcaaaaaatTGTGAGTTTTGatgcaactttttttttatattccattttatttctatatagCTACTTATAGATTATTGTTTCTTACAATGTTTTTTcctagataattttttaaattaccatGGCATTGCAATTTTgttgtctttttattttattttaaaaacgtaaaacaaaacataaaacatcTCTTTTGTCCACATGGATATAAAATAACTTTCAATAATACAATTTTACAGCCTGTAACGTTTCATTCCAATAATTacattatctttaaaatttactgaagagtttaaattcatatataaaaaacacgaatatatat
Encoded here:
- the LOC114163216 gene encoding ABSCISIC ACID-INSENSITIVE 5-like protein 5, which produces MNFKSFGNEAGGGGGDGGGRPVGNFSLTRQPSVYSLTFDEFMNSMGGSGKDFGSMNMDELLKNIWTAEEVHTMASAGVATEDVGAGVSHLQRQGSLTLPRTLSQKTVDEVWKDISKDYGGHGGPNLAQTPRQPTLGEMTLEEFLVRAGVVREDAKPNDAVFMDLARAGNNNGLGFGFQQMNKVSTATGLMGNRLNNDPLVGLQSSANLPLNVNGVRSSGQQPQMQSPQSQQQHQQQIFPKQSPMSYAAAQMPQGMVRGGIVGLGGDQGLSVQAGGIGMVGLAPGSVHVATGSPAANQISSDKMTKSNGDTSSVSPVPYVFNGGMRGRKSGGAVEKVIERRQRRMIKNRESAARSRARKQAYTMELEAEVAKLKEENQELLKKQAEIMEIQKNQVKEMMNLQREVKRRRLRRTQTGPW